GTACTCGGCATGGATCGCCGGCGGCAGGCAGAGGTCGACCATATCGATCGAGTCGTCAGCCAGCAGTTCATCGTAAGACGAATAGCCAGCGACCCCAGACAGGTCGATCTTTTCACCGGGAGGACCGAAGTTCCCTTTGATTCCGCGCCAGTCCCCTTTCAGCCGTTTGGGATCGCGCGAGCTGACGGCGG
This DNA window, taken from Blastopirellula marina, encodes the following:
- a CDS encoding Gfo/Idh/MocA family protein, with product MIRVGLVGVGFMGWIHYLAYQKVRSMKLAAVSSRDPKRLKGDWRGIKGNFGPPGEKIDLSGVAGYSSYDELLADDSIDMVDLCLPPAIHAEY